One Belonocnema kinseyi isolate 2016_QV_RU_SX_M_011 chromosome 6, B_treatae_v1, whole genome shotgun sequence genomic region harbors:
- the LOC117174227 gene encoding dehydrogenase/reductase SDR family member 4-like has translation MLTIQSKLMLKQECITKMSLVHLNKVKPACRRFEGKVAIVTASTNGIGFAIARRLAQEGACVVISSRREENVKRAVKQLCDENLKVSGLVCHVGNQEDRKRLLEEAISKFGGLHILVCSAGINPVPGQLILDCSEKVWDKTFDVNVKTTFLLIKESLPLLKKSKSSSIILISTMGGYTNNLGVYSVSKAALFALCRSIANHHTKDGVQINCIAPGLVKTNFAKFLSEDKERVTQILSRTPMNRLGLPEEIASVAAFLASEDASFLTGETITVSGGNPPSRL, from the exons ATGCTTACAATTCAGAGCAAGTTAATGTTAAAGCAAGAGTGTATCACGAAAATGTCTCtcgttcatttaaataaagttaaaccTGCCTGCAGAAGATTCGAAGGAAAAGTTGCAATTGTTACAGCATCTACTAACGG AATTGGCTTTGCAATTGCAAGAAGATTGGCACAAGAAGGTGCCTGTGTTGTGATTAGTAGCAGAAGAGAAGAAAATGTTAAACGAGCTGTTAAGCAACTTTgtgacgaaaatttaaaagtttctggtTTAGTTTGCCATGTTGGAAATCAAGAGGATAGAAAACGACTTTTGGAAGAG GCTATATCAAAATTCGGAGGATTGCACATTCTTGTATGCAGTGCAGGTATAAATCCAGTTCCCGGACAATTAATTTTGGATTGTTCGGAGAAAGTGTGGGATAAAACCTTTGATGTTAATGTAAAAACTACCTTTTTACTAATAAAGGAATCACTACCGCTTCTCAAAAAAAGCAAATCATCTTCTATTATTCTTATATCAACAATGGGAGGATACACAAAt AATCTGGGTGTTTATTCTGTAAGCAAAGCGGCTTTATTTGCTTTGTGTAGATCAATCGCAAATCACCATACAAAGGATGGCGTCCAAATTAATTGCATAGCACCTGGTTTAGTAAAAACCAATTTTGCTAAATTC TTATCTGAGGATAAAGAAAGAGTAACTCAAATATTGTCAAGAACTCCAATGAATAGACTTGGTTTGCCTGAAGAAATTGCAAGTGTTGCTGCATTTTTGGCCAGTGAAGATGCTTCATTTTTGACGGGGGAAACTATAACTGTTTCTGGTGGTAATCCACCTTCTAGATTGTAg